The following DNA comes from Musa acuminata AAA Group cultivar baxijiao chromosome BXJ1-4, Cavendish_Baxijiao_AAA, whole genome shotgun sequence.
GATGAACCAACCAGTGGAATCGAACACTGTAAAGATAAGATACCTATGTATTTGCCATTGACGAACGCATGCATTGCATGGCCGAGGTTTGAAACTTGAAGCACAGGTCGGATGTCCTGTCGCCGAGGTAGATCGTCAGCATCCAACTTGAAGCTTCATTTGCATGGAAAGGGGAAGCAACAATGAGTGCCAATTCAAGTAGAATTTAGCCAGCAATCAAGCCCGACGGCATTTCATCAAACACCTACCTTGTTGTGTACCACAGATAGTCCGTGGTGTCCTTGGTCAAGTTCATCAACTCCAGGGGCCCTTTGGATATAACCGAGGCATGGCGAAGCGTCGGGATGAGGTCGCTCGTCATCTGCCATTGGTTCTTCATGCTGGATTCCTTCGCTACATCGAACGTCCTCGCATTGTGCTGAGCGTTGACCTGTGGCAAACGAGCACGAGTTACAACACCTGCAACATCCTCTGTTCTCCAACGAAGAAGGGGTAGAAGTTATACTTAACTCTCTGGCTATTGAACACCACAGTCTTACAGTCCGGCAGAATGCTGATGGAGCGGCGGGGGAGATAGTACTCCTCGCCTCGGAAGCTCACCGTGCCGTCTTCTTTCCTGTTGGTGTTGGTCAAGAAGGCAACGCATACATGGCTCTCCGGTATCTCATACAATCTGGCCTGCAACTCCACAAACTTATCTCATCTTCGAAGGTGATCTCTTGAACTGGATGCTGACAGTGTTTGATCTTCTTCTTACCTCAAAACCCTTGTCAAAGGCTTGGACGGACGGCGTCCCCCAGAGCAGACCCTTCCTGCACAGCTTCAGTGCATGGTGCAGGTCCCTCAGATGCCCCCATTTGGGCTCCTTCTCCATCCCTGGATCAGCATGAAGAACGGATGTCAGTGCGATGACGAGAAACCCAGATCGAAGCTTCCGAGGAGTCTGCCTACCGTATTCATCCAGGGGAGCTTCGTCGTAGTATCTCGTCATCATAAAAGCCGCGCCGGTTCTTCCAAAGTTGGTTCCTCCGTGATACTGAACAGGAGAAGCGAAGGTTAGAAGATCGCGCTGCCTTCCGACATGTCCTCAGGGAAGCAGCAGTTCCATACCATGTAGTAGTTCGTGAGGGTGCCGTTCTTTGAGAAGAAGCGTGCTACGGAGTATGCAATATCCTCTGCTGACCTCTGAGATGGTGGATCACCGAAGACCCTGTACCTGAAACAACCAGAGAGCGTTTGGTAGTGCCAAGAAAGCCTCAAACTTCCAAAGGGACGATTTGCTACTCACTGAGCAGTCCAGTTCTCAGTCCACAGGGAAGGCTTGCTCGGATGGTTCGGCCCTGTAAAGGTATCGCCGCAGTTCCTCCCGTTGCATGCATTGATCTACGTGTGAAACAATGGCGATCGGATCAGCATATTATGACTGTTGTTGTCCGGTATCAATCTAATAAGTTTCATGCAGCTGAATCCAACGTAACAATACCACGGGACCGGGAGCGTCGTTCTGCTTGCACATCACCCACGGCACGCCGGCGCCGAGCCCCACGGCCATGTTGCCTGCCCACTGAATGTATTTTGAGCCGCCCTCGAATGCTCGCGCCACGTTGTTGTACTCGTTCTCGATCTGTCGCAAGAACAGCAAGGTTAGCACTTTGAGGCAAAGAGACacgagcttcttcttcttcttcttcttcttcctgataTGATATATGCAGCAGGGACTGCAGGGAACAAGATGGGTGAACCTGTAATAGGATGATGGGACCTCCTTGAGAGGCAAATAGCTTCTCGTCCTTCATCATCTGCACAATCGTCCTGGCAAACCTTTCCATATGATGCTGCATGAACCCACAAAACTACCACATTAAGTGTCTTGCTGGAGCAGAAGAGACCATGACCAGGGTTTCCAGTCTACCTTGAAGGGTTCGTTGTCTGTTCGGAAGGTGATGTTGGCGACCTCCCGAAGCCAGAACGGGAACCCTCTGCCATGATCAGAGAAGCACGTCAAAAAACCAGATGCGGAAAACCAGAGCTAGAGCTCCCTGTTACACACCCATGATTCCATTCCGCTTGGATGAAGGGACCGAGTCGGAGGGTCACATACATCCCATTCTTCTGCACCAGCTTTATGAACCCCACCAAGTCATATCTCCCTTGGAAATTGAACTGTGGTAAGCAGCATTCAACTCTCAGCGCTTCCCTTCGATGTTTGAAACCTTCTTTTTGCTACAGGAACGACACCTTACCTGCCCGTAGAGAGGCTCGTGGATGTTCCAGAAGACGTAGGTTTGGATCACGTTCAGTCCCCCATGCTGAGCCTTCTGGATGATGTCCGGCCACATCTGGTCACCAAAAGATCAAGAGAAGAACGAACTCTCGTCAGCGCTTCAAAGTTAACCCATGCGAGTCGATGCAGACGGTTCGTCACCTCGGGTGTGCTTCGAGGGTAATGGACCGACCCCGAGAAGAGAAGCTCTCTCCTTCCGTTTATGATCAGTGACCGGCTATCATAAGTCACTCCTTGTACGCTGCCGCCGCCGTGGGCCGCGCCGGTGCTGGCGATGGCGGCGAGGAGGAAGAGACTGACGAGAGTCCGCGCCGTGGTCTCCGGCGACACCGCCATGGTTCTTCAGCTCTTCTTTCTGCTCCAGGAATGGGATCGATGGTGTAACCCGATCTCTGACCGACGCAGATGCAGATGCAGATGCGATGACAGACTGATAGCTGGATGGGCGTGCTCCTCGTGTTGCTGTTGAGTGTGAGAGGGATGAGATCAAGAGACACGGTTTCCCACTCCAGGGAGAGAGGGGGAGCGGATATTATAGAAGGTTTCGGTTGCCTGTGGCCATGGGGAGCCCCCGAGAAGGCAGGCAAAGGCTTACAGGAATAGCCATTTGCCATTGCATGGGCGTGTTTCGGTCCGAGGGAGAGGGGAGGAGGGTGCGGTGGTGCATTCCGCTGCCTCCTCTTTTCTCTCCCgcccgctcctctctctctctctctccccccatcTTCTTGCAGAGGGAAGGCGACGGATTTGTCAACGCATTGGGATGAGCTGGAACTTTTGTTGACCAAGTCTCAAATCCTCTCGTCTCTTTTAAGTTAACTCAAGACAAACCATGATTAAATCCTTGCATCTTACAAAAATTAAAAACAATTGTTTTTATATGAGTACATAAACAAGTCATAGTGCAAACAAGAAATGAAAACAAATAGATAAAAGCATTTGCATCTAGACACCCTTTGTTATATATAAATCTTTCTTAGTAATCCATCATCTagagaatataaatataaatatatattaatattataaaaaaatccatGCTTAAGTTGTTATCTAATTTGATAGATTAAACAAAAAAGTAAAGATAAGAAGAAAAAACTATATCCAAGAGGTATCAATGGACTTACCAGAGTTtctgaatgcatgattttaattcgataatagtttctg
Coding sequences within:
- the LOC135672461 gene encoding beta-galactosidase 11-like isoform X1, which translates into the protein MAVSPETTARTLVSLFLLAAIASTGAAHGGGSVQGVTYDSRSLIINGRRELLFSGSVHYPRSTPEMWPDIIQKAQHGGLNVIQTYVFWNIHEPLYGQFNFQGRYDLVGFIKLVQKNGMYVTLRLGPFIQAEWNHGGFPFWLREVANITFRTDNEPFKHHMERFARTIVQMMKDEKLFASQGGPIILLQIENEYNNVARAFEGGSKYIQWAGNMAVGLGAGVPWVMCKQNDAPGPVINACNGRNCGDTFTGPNHPSKPSLWTENWTAQYRVFGDPPSQRSAEDIAYSVARFFSKNGTLTNYYMYHGGTNFGRTGAAFMMTRYYDEAPLDEYGRQTPRKLRSGFLVIALTSVLHADPGMEKEPKWGHLRDLHHALKLCRKGLLWGTPSVQAFDKGFEARLYEIPESHVCVAFLTNTNRKEDGTVSFRGEEYYLPRRSISILPDCKTVVFNSQRVNAQHNARTFDVAKESSMKNQWQMTSDLIPTLRHASVISKGPLELMNLTKDTTDYLWYTTSFKLDADDLPRRQDIRPVLQVSNLGHAMHAFVNGKYIGSGHGTKIEKSFVFQKPMDLNAGTNHIAILGLTVGLPDSGAYLEHRLAGVHTVVIQGLNAGTLDLSHSVWGHQVGLTGETLGIFSEKGVNAVKWEEAKSDTPVMWYKRYFDAPSGHDPVALEMNSMGKGLVWINGESIGRYWISYLNPLGKASQSVYHVPRSFLKPKDNLMVVFEEHGGKPEDIQIMTVKRDDICTVVSDLHPAHVRSWSRENSKIRSVDDDAKPEARLKCTGKKVIQSIDFASFGNPGGMCGNFTTGSCHTPQAKAVAEKACLGKESCVLPVAPEAYGADVGCPETMATLAVQAKCVPKK
- the LOC135672461 gene encoding beta-galactosidase 11-like isoform X2 — translated: MAVSPETTARTLVSLFLLAAIASTGAAHGGGSVQGVTYDSRSLIINGRRELLFSGSVHYPRSTPEMWPDIIQKAQHGGLNVIQTYVFWNIHEPLYGQFNFQGRYDLVGFIKLVQKNGMYVTLRLGPFIQAEWNHGGFPFWLREVANITFRTDNEPFKHHMERFARTIVQMMKDEKLFASQGGPIILLQIENEYNNVARAFEGGSKYIQWAGNMAVGLGAGVPWVMCKQNDAPGPVINACNGRNCGDTFTGPNHPSKPSLWTENWTAQYRVFGDPPSQRSAEDIAYSVARFFSKNGTLTNYYMYHGGTNFGRTGAAFMMTRYYDEAPLDEYGMEKEPKWGHLRDLHHALKLCRKGLLWGTPSVQAFDKGFEARLYEIPESHVCVAFLTNTNRKEDGTVSFRGEEYYLPRRSISILPDCKTVVFNSQRVNAQHNARTFDVAKESSMKNQWQMTSDLIPTLRHASVISKGPLELMNLTKDTTDYLWYTTSFKLDADDLPRRQDIRPVLQVSNLGHAMHAFVNGKYIGSGHGTKIEKSFVFQKPMDLNAGTNHIAILGLTVGLPDSGAYLEHRLAGVHTVVIQGLNAGTLDLSHSVWGHQVGLTGETLGIFSEKGVNAVKWEEAKSDTPVMWYKRYFDAPSGHDPVALEMNSMGKGLVWINGESIGRYWISYLNPLGKASQSVYHVPRSFLKPKDNLMVVFEEHGGKPEDIQIMTVKRDDICTVVSDLHPAHVRSWSRENSKIRSVDDDAKPEARLKCTGKKVIQSIDFASFGNPGGMCGNFTTGSCHTPQAKAVAEKACLGKESCVLPVAPEAYGADVGCPETMATLAVQAKCVPKK